A stretch of Primulina tabacum isolate GXHZ01 chromosome 13, ASM2559414v2, whole genome shotgun sequence DNA encodes these proteins:
- the LOC142522594 gene encoding protein MOR1 isoform X3, with amino-acid sequence MSEDEKLLKEAKKLPWEDRLTHKNWKVRNDANIDLAAVCDSISDPKDPRLREFGPFFKKLLADSNAPVQEKALDALIAFLRAADADVGRYAKEVCDAIVAKCLTGRPKTVEKSQMAFMLWVELEAVDTFLDAMEKAIKNKVAKAVVPAIDVMFQALSEFGTKIVPPKKLLKMLPELFDHQDQNVRASSKGLTLELCRWIGKEPVKSILFEKMRDTMKKELEAELANVLGTAKPTRKIRSEQDKEPEVETASEVVGAGPAEGTVDDTPLEIDEYELIDPVEILTPLDKSGFWEGVKAAKWSERKEAVAELTKLASTKRIAPGDFSEVCRTLKKIITDVNIAVAVEAVQALGNLSRGLRTHFSSNSRVLLPILLEKLKEKKPTLVEALTLTLQAMHQSGCLNLTDIVEDVKTAVKNKVPHVRSLTLNWVTYCIETSNRAAILKAHKEYVPICMECLNDGTPEVRDAAFSALASIAKMVGMRPLEKSLEKLDDVRKKKLAEMIGGSTADPSTVSSSAANLSSGRSLSSTEASDVSFVRRSAASMLSGKKPIHTAPVIKKGSSSKSVSTKKGDGGGQSKVSKPAEPDDVEPAEMSLEEIESRLGSLIQSDTISQLKSAVWKERLEAIVSFKEQTEAIIDINPSVEVLIRLLCVVPGWNEKNVQVQQQIVDIITHIASTASKFPKKCVVLCLLGISERVADIKTRAQAMKCLTTFCEAVGPGFIFERLYKIMKEHKNPKVLSEGLLWLVSAVEDFGISCIKLKDLIDFCKDIGLQSSAAATRNATIKLIGVLHKFVGPDIKGFLSDVKPALLSALDAECEKNPYEGTSAVPKKTVKVTDAASSLASGGLDGLPREDISEKITPTLLKGLECSDWKIRFESIESVNKIVEEANRRIQPTGTGELFGALRSRLHDSNKNLIMTTLSTIGVLASAMGQAIEKSSKGILSDILKCLGDNKKQMRECTLSTLDAWLAAVHLDKMVPYVSAALTDTKLGAEGRKDLFDWLSRQLSESTNFPDAIHMLKPSATSMTDKSADVRKAAETLFGEILRICGQEMVTKNLRDIQGSALAIVIERLKPHGAFQESFEPGRAASSGLTSKNSSKVGKANVHGDRASRHGNKAAPTRTLSTKGSRQELIMSVQDINLQSQALLNVKDSNKDDRERMVVRRFKFEELRLEQIQDLESDVTKYFREDLHRRLLSADFKKQVDGIEMLQKPLPAMRMEVIEVLDILLKWFVMRFCESNTSCLLKVLEFLPELLDMLKNEGYTMTEAEAAIFLPCLVEKSGHNIEKVREKMRELMKQMIHMYSATKTFPYVLEGLRSRNNRTRIECADLVGFLLDNYGAEISGQLKSLQIVASLTAERDGDARKAALNTLAIGYKILGEDIWRYVGKLTEAQRSMLDDRFKWKAREMDKRKEGRPGEARAAIRRSVRDNGSDLAEQSGVVARSVAVPMFNRESYGHLEVQTDKLPILQAYSSMGPTDWNEALDIIAYGSPDQSVEGMKVVCHELAHATADPEGSSMGDVVKDADRLVSCLAKKIVKTFDFSLSGASSRSCKYVLNTLMQIFQTKTLAHAVKESTLDSLITELLLWLLDERVPQMDDGSQLLRALNILMFKILDNADRTSSFVVLINLLLPLDPSRWPSPAANESLVIRNQKFSDLVVKCLIKLTKVLQSTIYDIDLDRILQSIHIYLQELGMDEIRKRAGADDKPLRMVKTVMHELVKLRGTAIKGHLSLVPIDMLPQPIILAYIDLNLQTLAAARMLTPSGPVGQTHWTDSTANNSAPATHSADAQLKQELAAIFKKIGDKQTSSIGLYELYRITQLYPQVDIFAQLQNASNAFRTYIRDGLAQMERNAAAGRTPSSVPLSTPPPVTLNPSPRFGALSPVNTNSLSDSTNTNTRIEPTNFTLPPSYAEDHRPVNTVSPRGPTSDQSVFQHLDESRTDILPSVTNGTLDAIRERMKSIQLAAAQVNPEPRNRPLVQVNGNISHPYGAEGLSANNPTQSGILPMDEKALSGLQARMERLKSGSFDFM; translated from the exons ATGTCGGAGGATGAGAAGTTGTTGAAGGAGGCAAAGAAATTGCCATGGGAGGATAGATTAACCCACAAGAATTGGAAAGTGAGGAACGATGCGAATATCGATTTAGCCGCTGTTTGCGACTCCATCTCGGATCCCAAGGACCCGCGCCTTCGTGAATTTG GGCCATTTTTCAAGAAGTTGTTGGCGGATTCTAATGCTCCGGTGCAGGAGAAGGCTCTCGATGCACTCATTGCTTTTTTGAGAGCAGCGGATGCCGACGTTGGAAG GTATGCGAAAGAGGTATGCGATGCAATTGTGGCCAAATGTCTAACAGGAAGACCGAAAACAGTGGAGAAGTCACAAATGGCGTTTATGCTATGGGTTGAGTTGGAGGCTGTAGACACTTTCCTT GATGCCATGGAGAAAGCGATAAAAAATAAAGTTGCGAAGGCAGTTGTGCCTGCAATAGATGTAATGTTTCAAGCTTTAAG TGAATTTGGGACAAAGATAGTGCCAcccaaaaaattattgaaaatgcTTCCCGAACTTTTTGATCACCAAGATCAGAATGTTCGTGCTTCTTCCAAGGGGCTAACACTAGAGCTTTGTCGTTGGATTGGAAAGGAACCTGTCAAATCGATATTGTTTGAAAAGATGCGAGATACTATG AAAAAAGAGTTGGAGGCTGAGCTTGCTAATGTACTTGGAACTGCAAAACCGACGCGTAAGATAAG ATCTGAGCAAGACAAGGAGCCAGAAGTAGAAACTGCTTCTGAGGTTGTGGGAGCTGGCCCTGCTGAAGGAACCGTAGATGATA CTCCTCTGGAGATAGATGAATATGAACTTATTGATCCAGTTGAAATACTGACACCTTTGGATAAGTCTGGATTCTGGGAAGGAGTG aaagCTGCCAAATGGTCTGAGAGAAAAGAGGCTGTTGCTGAATTGACCAAACTTGCATCCACGAAACGGATTGCCCCTGGAGATTTTTCGGAAGTTTGTCGAACATTAAAAAAG ATTATTACGGATGTAAATATTGCTGTTGCAGTCGAAGCAGTACAAGCACTTGGAAATCTTTCAAGGGGTCTAAGAACCCATTTCTCAAGCAATTCTCGTGTCTTATTGCCCATATTGCTG GAAAAACTGAAGGAGAAGAAACCAACTTTGGTGGAGGCACTTACACTAACTCTTCAAGCAATGCACCAGTCTGGATGCTTAAATCTTACGGACATTGTTGAAG ATGTTAAGACAGCAGTTAAAAATAAAGTTCCTCATGTTAGATCATTGACGTTGAACTGGGTTACCTATTGTATCGAAACAAGTAACAGGGCTGCTATTCTTAAAGCGCACAAGGAATATGTTCCAATCTGCATGGAG TGCCTAAATGATGGAACACCTGAAGTGAGGGATGCAGCATTCTCTGCTTTGGCATCTATTGCTAAG ATGGTTGGTATGAGACCTTTAGAAAAGTCGCTGGAAAAGCTCGATGATGTTAGGAAAAAGAAATTAGCTGAAATGATTGGAGGATCGACGGCGGACCCATCCACTGTTTCAAGCTCAG CTGCCAACCTATCTTCTGGGAGAAGTTTGTCTTCCACCGAG GCTTCTGATGTATCATTTGTTAGAAGATCAGCGGCCAGTATGCTTAGTGGGAAGAAACCTATTCATACAGCT CCAGTTATCAAGAAAGGTTCCTCCAGTAAATCGGTTTCCACCAAGAAAGGTGATGGAGGAGGACAATCAAAAGTTTCAAAACCTGCAGAACCTGACGATGTAGAG CCAGCTGAAATGAGTTTGGAAGAGATTGAAAGCAGATTAGGATCCCTTATACAGTCagatacaatttctcagttgaAGAGTGCTGTTTGGAAAGAGAGACTTGAAG CTATTGTGTCTTTCAAAGAGCAGACGGAAGCAATAATCGACATCAACCCATCAGTTGAGGTTTTGATCCGTTTACTTTGTGTAGTTCCTGGTTGGAATGAGAAAAATGTTCAG GTTCAGCAACAGATTGTCGATATCATCACTCACATTGCCTCAACTGCATCAAAGTTTCCAAAAAAATGTGTTGTTCTTTGCCTTTTAG GTATCAGTGAAAGAGTTGCTGACATCAAGACTCGTGCTCAGGCCATGAAGTGTCTTACTACATTTTGTGAAGCTGTAGGTCCTGGTTTCATATTTGAGAGG ctttataaaattatgaaagagCACAAGAATCCCAAGGTTCTGAGTGAAGGACTATTGTGGTTGGTTTCTGCCGTTGAGGATTTTGGTATTTCATGCATTAAACTGAAG GATTTAATCGACTTCTGCAAGGATATTGGTTTGCAATCTAGTGCTGCTGCCACTAGAAATGCTACTATCAAACTTATTggtgttttacacaagtttgtTGGTCCAG ACATTAAGGGATTTCTCTCAGATGTAAAACCTGCTCTTTTAAGCGCGCTTGATGCTGAGTGTGAAAAAAATCCTTATGAG GGGACATCAGCAGTTCCGAAGAAGACTGTGAAAGTAACCGATGCTGCATCATCCTTGGCTTCTGGTGGGCTAGATGGCCTACCACGCGAAGACATAAGCGAAAAGATTACCCCTACCTTGTTGAAAGGCCTTGAATGTTCTGACTGGAAG ATCCGTTTCGAGTCAATTGAAAGTGTTAACAAAATTGTAGAAGAGGCCAACAGACGTATTCAACCTACTGGAACTG GGGAGCTTTTTGGAGCTCTAAGAAGCCGTCTGCATGACAGCAATAAAAACTTGATCATGACAACTTTGTCCACTATTGGTGTTCTTGCATCTGCCATGGGACAGGCAATCGAGAAGTCCAGCAAG GGTATTCTATCAGATATTTTGAAATGCCTTGGTGACAATAAGAAACAAATGAGAGAGTGCACTCTGAGCACCTTAGACGCTTGGCTTGCTGCTGTTCATCTTGATAAAATG GTCCCTTATGTTTCAGCTGCTCTTACTGACACTAAGCTTGGTGCGGAAGGGCGCAAGGATCTCTTTGACTGGTTATCTAGACAACTTAGTGAATCGACTAATTTTCCTGATGCTATACATATGCTAAAACCTTCTGCGACTTCTATGACA GATAAATCAGCAGATGTTCGTAAAGCTGCTGAAACATTGTTTGGTGAAATATTGAGAATTTGTGGACAAGAAATG GTGACcaaaaatttgagagatatTCAAGGGTCTGCTTTAGCTATTGTCATTGAGCGATTAAAGCCACACGGGGCTTTTCAAG AAAGTTTTGAGCCTGGCCGGGCAGCTTCTTCTGGCTTGACATCCAAAAACAGCTCGAAAGTCGGAAAAGCCAATGTTCATGGCGATCGTGCATCACGACATGGAAACAAGGCCGCTCCTACA AGAACTCTTTCTACGAAGGGCTCAAGACAAGAGTTAATTATGTCCGTTCAAGATATCAACTTGCAGTCACAGGCTTTGCTTAATGTTAAAGATTCAAATAAG GATGATAGAGAGAGAATGGTTGTTCGCAGATTTAAGTTTGAAGAATTACGTTTAGAGCAAATTCAAGATCTCGag AGTGATGTCACGAAGTACTTCCGAGAGGATTTGCATAGGCGGTTGTTAAGCGCGGACTTTAAGAAGCAAGTTGATGGAATTGAGATGCTGCAGAAG CCCCTTCCGGCCATGAGAATGGAGGTAATTGAAGTCTTGGATATACTCTTGAAGTGGTTTGTGATGAGGTTCTGTGAATCCAATACATCATGCCTATTAAAG GTTCTGGAATTTCTACCTGAACTTCTGGACATGTTGAAGAATGAGGGCTACACAATGACTGAAGCAGAGGCAGCcatttttcttccttgcttggTTGAGAAG TCTGGGCATAACATTGAAAAAGTAAGAGAGAAAATGCGAGAGTTGATGAAGCAAATGATCCACATGTATTCGGCGACAAAAACTTTTCCTTATGTTTTGGAAGGTTTGCGTTCTAGAAACAATAGGACACGGATCGAATGTGCTGACCTTGTCGGATTCTTACTCGATAATTATGGAGCTGAG ATAAGCGGGCAGTTAAAATCCTTGCAAATTGTTGCAAGTTTAACTGCTGAACGAGACGGTGATGCTAGGAAGGCTGCTTTAAATACTTTGGCCATCGGATATAAGATTCTTG GTGAAGACATTTGGAGATACGTTGGTAAGCTTACTGAAGCACAACGAAGTATGTTAGATGATCGATTTAAGTGGAAG GCTCGGGAGATGGATAAAAGGAAAGAAGGAAGACCAGGGGAAGCCAGGGCTGCTATAAGGCGTTCAGTGAGAGATAATGG GTCTGATCTAGCTGAGCAAAGTGGGGTAGTTGCTCGCTCTGTGGCTGTCCCAATGTTCAACAG GGAGAGTTATGGTCATCTTGAAGTTCAAACAGACAAACTTCCAATTCTTCAAGCATATTCCAGTATGGGTCCCACAGACTGGAATGAAGCTTTGGATATCATAGCTTATGGTTCACCTGATCAG TCTGTTGAAGGAATGAAAGTTGTGTGCCATGAATTGGCACATGCAACTGCTGATCCTGAAGGCAGCAGTATGGGCGATGTAGTGAAAGATGCTGATAGACTGGTCTCATGTTTAGCTAAAAAG ATAGTAAAGACTTTTGACTTTAGTCTCAGTGGTGCTTCATCAAGGTCTTGTAAATATGTCCTGAACACTCTCATGCAG ATTTTTCAGACCAAGACACTTGCTCACGCTGTGAAGGAAAGCACGCTTGATAGTCTCATTACAGAACTATTGCTTTGGCTTTTGGACGAAAGGGTTCCACAGATGGATGACGGCAGTCAACTTTTGAGAGCTTTGAATATTCTGATGTTCAAGATTCTG GATAATGCCGACCGTACTTCATCCTTTGTCGTGCTTATAAATCTCTTGCTACCACTTGATCCATCAAGATGGCCATCTCCAGCAGCAAATGAGTCACTTGTTATTAGAAATCAGAAATTTTCTGATTTGGTTGTTAAATGTTTAATCAAACTTACAAAG GTTTTGCAAAGTACAATATATGACATAGACCTTGATCGCATTCTTCAAAGTATCCATATATATCTACAAGAACTAGGAATGGATGAAATACGGAAGAG AGCGGGGGCTGATGACAAACCACTTCGAATGGTTAAAACTGTAATGCATGAGCTTGTTAAGCTTCGAGGAACTGCCATAAAGGGTCACCTTTCCCTGGTACCAATAGATATGCTACCTCAACCTATTATTCTAGCCTATATCGATCTGAATCTTCAG ACCTTGGCGGCTGCTAGAATGTTGACACCATCTGGGCCTGTTGGGCAAACTCACTGGACTGATTCAACAGCCAATAACTCAGCACCTGCAACTCACTCCGCAGATGCTCAATTGAAG CAAGAATTGGCTGCAATCTTTAAGAAAATTGGTGACAAACAAACTAGCTCAATCGGGTTGTATGAACTATATCGCATTACACAACTATATCCTCAG GTTGACATTTTCGCTCAACTGCAAAATGCCAGCAACGCGTTTCGAACTTACATTAGAGATGGTTTAGCACAG atggagagaaatgccgcTGCAGGAAGGACGCCTTCGAGTGTACCCCTGTCCACTCCGCCCCCAGTGACACTCAACCCTTCTCCAAGATTTGGAGCTCTATCTCCCGTAAATACAAATTCATTAAGTGATTCAACGAATACAAATACAAGAATCGAACCCACAAACTTCACTTTACCACCATCATATGCTGAAGATCATCGACCTGTTAATACCGTCTCACCAAGAGGTCCCACTTCCGATCAATCAGTATTCCAGCATTTAGACGAGTCAAGAACTGACATACTACCATCAG TTACAAACGGTACATTGGATGCAATTAGGGAAAGAATGAAGAGTATCCAATTGGCAGCAGCTCAAGTGAATCCTGAGCCAAGGAACCGACCACTGGTACAAGTAAATGGAAATATTAGCCATCCATATGGGGCAGAAGGGCTCAGTGCCAATAATCCTACGCAGAGCGGTATCCTTCCTATGGATGAGAAGGCGTTGTCCGGCCTACAGGCTCGTATGGAGCGATTAAAGAGTGGATCATTCGACTTTATGTAA